One region of Glutamicibacter sp. B1 genomic DNA includes:
- a CDS encoding aldo/keto reductase produces MQQRELGRTHRNVSVIGLGTWQLGADWGSVEESEALAVLDSAYEAGVNFFDTADVYGDGRSEQLIGTWLKNNPDAKVTVATKMGRRVEQLPENYHLDAFRAWNDRSRANLGVDTLDLVQLHCPPTPVYSNEATYDALDTMVDEGRMSNYGVSVETVEEALAAIARPNVATVQIIINAFRHKPLEVVLPAAREAGVGIIARVPLASGLLTNRYNLQTEFAKDDHRNFNRDGSAFDVGETFSGVDYATGIQAAGQFARLAAAEAPDATSAQVALAWLAAQEGISTIIPGARNPEQARANAAAGALEISEGFSASVRDLYDSMLRALIHPRW; encoded by the coding sequence ATGCAACAACGAGAACTTGGACGAACACACCGCAATGTATCTGTCATCGGTTTGGGCACCTGGCAACTAGGTGCCGACTGGGGATCAGTCGAAGAATCTGAGGCTTTAGCGGTACTAGATTCCGCCTATGAAGCCGGAGTGAACTTCTTTGATACGGCTGACGTCTATGGCGATGGGCGCAGCGAACAGCTGATCGGCACATGGCTGAAAAACAACCCGGATGCCAAGGTCACCGTAGCCACCAAAATGGGGCGAAGAGTTGAACAGCTACCGGAAAACTACCACTTGGACGCATTTCGGGCATGGAACGATCGATCGCGTGCCAACCTTGGGGTAGACACCCTCGATCTTGTTCAACTGCACTGCCCACCAACTCCTGTGTACAGCAACGAAGCAACCTACGATGCGCTGGACACCATGGTAGATGAAGGACGCATGAGCAATTATGGCGTCTCGGTGGAAACCGTAGAGGAAGCTTTGGCCGCCATTGCTCGGCCGAATGTGGCGACGGTGCAGATCATCATTAACGCTTTTAGGCACAAACCACTGGAAGTAGTTCTTCCGGCAGCTCGCGAGGCCGGCGTCGGCATCATTGCGAGAGTTCCACTGGCAAGTGGCCTGCTGACCAACCGATACAACCTGCAGACCGAGTTTGCCAAGGACGATCACCGAAACTTCAACCGTGATGGTTCCGCGTTCGACGTAGGGGAGACCTTCTCGGGTGTTGATTACGCGACAGGTATTCAGGCGGCCGGGCAGTTCGCGCGGTTGGCGGCGGCAGAAGCCCCCGACGCGACCAGCGCTCAAGTAGCGCTCGCTTGGCTGGCAGCACAAGAGGGGATCAGCACGATCATTCCTGGTGCTCGCAACCCAGAACAGGCGCGAGCCAATGCGGCGGCGGGTGCACTGGAAATTTCCGAAGGTTTTAGCGCCTCGGTGCGCGATCTATATGATTCGATGCTGCGCGCACTGATCCACCCGCGCTGGTAA
- the nirD gene encoding nitrite reductase small subunit NirD, protein MSTQLIEETLEETGTLEETLSFAPVCRSEELETGWGEALLLDGAQLALFRTESENFHATSHHCPTSGAKVMARGILGDTVVDGQAVATVACPLHKEVYRLDTGACLNADSPALPVHKLMEVEGQLWMEQIK, encoded by the coding sequence ATGAGCACGCAATTGATCGAAGAGACTCTGGAAGAAACTGGGACTCTGGAAGAAACGCTGAGCTTTGCGCCGGTATGCCGGAGCGAAGAACTCGAAACCGGCTGGGGTGAAGCATTGTTGCTCGACGGGGCCCAGCTGGCCCTCTTCCGCACCGAGAGCGAGAATTTTCATGCCACCTCGCACCACTGCCCAACCAGCGGCGCGAAGGTGATGGCCCGCGGCATCCTCGGGGACACCGTTGTGGATGGTCAAGCCGTGGCCACCGTGGCCTGCCCGCTGCACAAGGAGGTTTACCGTCTGGATACCGGTGCCTGCCTGAACGCTGATTCGCCGGCCTTGCCCGTGCACAAGCTGATGGAAGTTGAAGGCCAATTGTGGATGGAGCAGATCAAATGA
- a CDS encoding SPFH domain-containing protein: MFPTIFALVIAIIGLVVAFAGKAMKKEEKYRGGTIAGGIGVFVVALVVMAVMSTTIVQPRTVGVKVALGKPTSVVSNGFHLKWPWEKVEKLDGSVQNDVYSADSAIPVRLGNNGRANVDASIQWQLKTDDAMDVFLDYRTFEGIQSNLVDRNFRATLNEVMATYDPLAYTEPSSGGQDLEGLAKSVQEKMQSKVKTQIEIRSVTLPIINFDEPTQNRINELQAEAAKTRVAEQRKQTSTAEAEANKILEQSLTSETLTSKCLDIVAESNQSPIGCFPNSGVQPITMTGENKQ, from the coding sequence ATGTTTCCGACGATTTTTGCACTTGTAATTGCCATCATCGGCTTAGTCGTTGCCTTTGCGGGCAAAGCAATGAAGAAAGAAGAAAAGTACCGTGGCGGGACAATAGCCGGCGGCATCGGTGTCTTCGTTGTTGCTCTGGTCGTCATGGCGGTTATGTCAACCACTATCGTCCAGCCACGTACCGTTGGCGTGAAGGTTGCGCTGGGTAAGCCAACCTCGGTGGTAAGCAACGGTTTCCACTTGAAGTGGCCATGGGAAAAAGTTGAGAAGCTCGATGGCTCAGTACAGAACGATGTCTACTCTGCAGACAGCGCCATCCCAGTGCGTCTGGGCAATAACGGTCGCGCAAACGTTGATGCTTCGATTCAGTGGCAGCTCAAGACCGATGACGCCATGGACGTATTCCTGGACTACCGCACCTTCGAGGGCATTCAGTCGAATCTTGTGGATCGAAACTTCCGCGCGACCTTGAACGAAGTCATGGCGACCTATGATCCATTGGCCTATACCGAACCATCATCAGGCGGGCAGGATCTTGAAGGTCTGGCCAAGTCTGTGCAGGAAAAGATGCAGTCCAAGGTGAAGACTCAGATTGAGATCCGTTCGGTCACCCTGCCGATCATTAACTTTGATGAGCCAACACAGAATCGCATCAACGAGCTTCAGGCCGAAGCCGCCAAGACGCGCGTGGCTGAACAACGCAAGCAGACCAGTACTGCTGAAGCTGAAGCCAACAAGATCCTCGAACAGTCTTTGACTTCTGAAACTTTGACTTCTAAGTGCTTGGATATTGTCGCGGAATCTAATCAGAGTCCAATTGGATGTTTCCCAAATTCTGGAGTTCAACCAATCACCATGACCGGTGAGAATAAACAATAA
- a CDS encoding molybdopterin oxidoreductase family protein, whose amino-acid sequence MTATHCPYCALQCGITLENSGAQLVLSGRDFETNGGALCRKGFSATKLLEHPQRLQTPLLRQSDGSFAPITWDRALDLIAEKALSIRSESGADAVAMFGSGSLTNEKAYQLGKFARLALGTSRIDYNGRFCMSSAAAGTNKAFGLDRGMPFPLADLDDAAMILMLGSNVADTMPPFVRHLDTVRERGGLIVVDPRRSATAKLSAEGAGWHLQPTPATDLQLLLGLAHVVLAESLADSDYLAARTTGLDALRASVAAWWPERTAAITGVPAEEIRRTARALAHAAREAKNGGHPVYILTGRGIEQHANGTDTVSAAINLALLLGLPGTMAGGYGTITGQGNGQGGREHGQKCDQLPGYRKIADPEHRAHVAKVWGVDPEIIPGPGIPAVQLLNTLGTATGARMLMIHGANPVVSAPDANQIFAALRRLDFLVVADFFLSETAAEADLVLPVLQWAEEEGTMTNLEGRILRRRAAIAPPGQAKSELWIFSELAQRLQAPGTFSPDAAEVFAELKLASAGGISDYSGVNWEQLDQGAKIYWPCPEGSTISTDPAARNGTPRLFLDRFAHQDGKAQLIAVYAPVASPSKKISLVTGRLLEHYQSGTQTRRVDELAATSPDVRLEIHPSTALAHQISDGQLVEVSNQRGTTIARAKLSTDMRLDTVFLPFHFPRTSTANLLTDPSVDPFSAMPEFKHAQVSLNPIKGEN is encoded by the coding sequence ATGACCGCCACTCACTGCCCCTATTGCGCCCTGCAGTGCGGCATCACCCTAGAAAACTCGGGTGCACAGCTTGTCTTGAGCGGACGAGATTTCGAAACCAACGGCGGTGCGCTGTGCCGCAAAGGATTCAGCGCCACCAAACTCCTAGAGCACCCGCAGCGCCTGCAGACCCCACTACTGCGCCAAAGTGATGGGAGTTTTGCGCCGATTACCTGGGATCGTGCACTGGATCTGATCGCCGAAAAGGCGCTGAGCATCCGCAGTGAGTCCGGGGCCGACGCGGTGGCCATGTTCGGTTCCGGATCACTGACCAACGAAAAGGCCTACCAATTGGGCAAGTTTGCCCGGCTGGCTTTGGGGACCTCACGGATCGACTACAACGGGCGCTTTTGTATGTCCTCGGCGGCCGCGGGCACCAATAAGGCTTTTGGCTTGGATCGCGGTATGCCTTTTCCGCTGGCGGATCTGGATGACGCGGCCATGATCCTGATGCTCGGCTCCAATGTTGCCGACACCATGCCACCCTTTGTCCGCCACCTGGATACCGTGCGTGAACGCGGCGGGTTGATCGTGGTGGATCCGCGCCGATCGGCCACCGCTAAGTTGTCCGCCGAGGGGGCTGGCTGGCACCTCCAACCCACCCCGGCCACCGACCTGCAGCTCCTGCTCGGTTTGGCTCATGTGGTGCTGGCTGAATCTTTGGCTGATAGCGACTATTTGGCCGCGCGTACCACCGGGCTTGATGCCCTGCGTGCCTCGGTGGCCGCTTGGTGGCCAGAACGCACCGCGGCCATCACCGGTGTGCCCGCCGAAGAAATCCGACGCACCGCCAGAGCTCTGGCCCACGCCGCCCGCGAGGCGAAAAACGGTGGTCACCCCGTCTATATCCTCACCGGGCGGGGCATCGAACAACATGCCAATGGCACCGATACCGTCAGCGCCGCCATCAACCTCGCCCTGCTCTTAGGGCTGCCCGGCACCATGGCCGGCGGCTACGGCACCATCACCGGCCAGGGCAATGGACAGGGCGGGCGCGAACACGGTCAAAAGTGTGACCAGCTGCCCGGTTATCGCAAGATTGCCGATCCCGAGCACCGTGCCCACGTCGCCAAAGTCTGGGGCGTGGATCCTGAGATCATTCCCGGCCCGGGCATCCCCGCGGTACAACTACTGAACACTTTGGGTACCGCCACCGGGGCTCGCATGCTCATGATTCACGGGGCCAACCCGGTAGTTTCGGCCCCGGATGCCAACCAGATTTTTGCTGCCCTGCGTCGCCTGGACTTCTTGGTGGTCGCCGACTTCTTCCTCTCCGAAACCGCTGCCGAAGCAGACCTGGTGCTGCCGGTCTTGCAGTGGGCCGAAGAGGAGGGAACCATGACCAACTTAGAAGGTCGGATCCTGCGCCGCCGTGCCGCGATCGCCCCACCGGGGCAAGCCAAGAGCGAATTGTGGATCTTCAGCGAATTGGCCCAGCGACTGCAGGCCCCGGGCACCTTCTCGCCCGATGCCGCCGAGGTCTTTGCTGAGCTTAAACTCGCTTCGGCCGGAGGAATTTCCGACTACTCGGGGGTGAATTGGGAGCAACTGGATCAAGGGGCGAAGATCTATTGGCCTTGTCCCGAGGGAAGCACCATCAGTACCGATCCGGCCGCACGCAATGGCACCCCCAGGCTTTTCCTCGATCGTTTCGCACACCAAGATGGCAAGGCGCAGCTGATCGCGGTGTATGCCCCTGTGGCCTCACCGTCGAAGAAGATCTCACTGGTCACCGGCCGGTTATTGGAGCATTACCAATCTGGGACGCAGACCCGACGGGTGGATGAGCTAGCAGCCACCTCCCCGGATGTACGCCTGGAAATTCATCCGAGTACCGCGTTGGCCCACCAGATTAGCGATGGCCAACTCGTTGAGGTGTCCAATCAGCGTGGCACCACGATCGCCCGCGCCAAACTCAGCACCGATATGCGCCTGGACACCGTCTTTTTGCCTTTCCACTTCCCACGCACGTCCACTGCCAACTTACTGACCGACCCCAGCGTGGATCCTTTTAGCGCGATGCCCGAATTCAAACATGCTCAGGTGAGCCTGAACCCGATCAAGGGGGAAAATTGA
- a CDS encoding FAD-dependent oxidoreductase — MKHPEHIVIIGFGPVAASLIEGLMPSVTAGACRITVISAEEHLAYNRVLLAELAIGAAAFDHLLMVDEQRLRAAGIQLHLGAQATGVDRARRQVLIRGRDAVPYDRLIFATGARAMIPSLNGLNFDPHADTALPEGVFALRTIADADKLARCLAQGRRILILGGGILGIEAALAIAAAGGQPTLIHHGPAPLGRVVDSDGGKLLTRCLEDAGVQVISGVKATGIAKDDVGFTALVTTTHGQIPGGALLISTGVRARTELAEGCGLAVGRGIKTNEFLCADTEQRIYALGDCAEVAGQPPVGLLAPGWAQASWLAQHLSSPEQSSTPDFSASDVLMLKGQGIEVAAAGDISAGFWDDPQLQATVFADPTAGRYLKVVTRAQVVIGFLCIGLPLTSAELILAYERGTALPQDRSTLLRLDDPAVDPSSALPSDDDQLCRCSGATYGQVAHAVSEGCTTVAQVGDACRAGTGCGGCKSKIEELLAKAPALT, encoded by the coding sequence TTGAAGCATCCTGAACACATTGTCATCATCGGTTTTGGCCCGGTGGCTGCCTCACTGATCGAAGGGCTGATGCCCTCGGTCACCGCCGGCGCCTGCCGCATCACCGTGATCAGCGCCGAAGAACATCTGGCCTATAACCGTGTGTTGCTCGCCGAACTGGCCATCGGCGCCGCCGCGTTCGATCATCTACTCATGGTTGACGAACAGCGCCTGAGAGCGGCCGGGATTCAATTACACCTCGGCGCCCAGGCCACGGGCGTGGATCGTGCCCGACGTCAGGTGCTGATCCGAGGTCGAGACGCAGTGCCCTATGACCGGCTGATTTTTGCTACCGGGGCCCGCGCCATGATCCCGAGCCTGAACGGGCTGAACTTCGATCCGCACGCCGATACCGCCCTACCCGAAGGCGTTTTTGCCTTGCGCACCATCGCCGACGCCGACAAACTAGCGCGCTGCCTAGCCCAGGGCCGCCGGATCCTGATCCTCGGTGGCGGCATCCTGGGCATTGAAGCGGCCCTGGCCATTGCCGCCGCTGGTGGCCAGCCCACCCTGATCCACCACGGCCCAGCACCCCTGGGCCGCGTAGTGGATTCCGACGGTGGCAAACTCCTCACCCGCTGTCTAGAAGATGCCGGAGTCCAGGTGATCTCCGGGGTCAAAGCCACCGGCATCGCCAAGGACGATGTCGGCTTCACCGCCCTGGTCACCACCACCCACGGGCAGATTCCCGGTGGCGCCCTGCTGATTTCCACCGGCGTGCGCGCCCGCACCGAATTGGCCGAAGGCTGCGGACTGGCCGTAGGTCGCGGCATCAAAACCAATGAGTTCTTGTGTGCCGATACCGAACAGCGCATCTATGCCCTGGGCGATTGCGCCGAGGTTGCCGGGCAGCCCCCAGTCGGCCTGCTCGCCCCGGGGTGGGCGCAGGCCAGCTGGTTGGCCCAGCACCTATCTTCACCGGAGCAAAGCTCGACCCCAGATTTTTCCGCATCCGACGTGCTCATGCTCAAGGGCCAGGGCATCGAGGTCGCCGCCGCCGGAGATATCAGCGCAGGTTTTTGGGACGACCCACAGTTGCAGGCCACCGTGTTTGCCGACCCTACCGCTGGACGTTATCTCAAGGTCGTCACCCGAGCCCAGGTGGTTATCGGGTTCCTGTGCATCGGGTTGCCACTGACCAGTGCGGAACTGATTCTCGCCTACGAGCGTGGCACCGCCCTGCCCCAGGATCGTTCCACGCTGCTGCGTTTGGATGATCCGGCCGTGGATCCTAGTTCGGCCCTGCCCAGTGATGACGATCAGCTGTGCCGTTGCTCCGGGGCTACCTATGGCCAGGTCGCCCACGCGGTCTCCGAAGGTTGCACCACCGTGGCCCAGGTTGGCGACGCGTGTCGCGCGGGCACCGGTTGTGGTGGTTGCAAGTCCAAGATCGAGGAACTGCTGGCCAAGGCCCCGGCACTCACCTAG
- a CDS encoding DUF222 domain-containing protein, producing the protein MSETTIPTPENPTPEHHDAFTAVIKGMEATLAQIEEHGTTKECLATINQLENAISSLHYHQAALAHQTEITIVQENTERGNFKQLNRGAAANIALARKTDPHGYSEYLENCRILFNDTPHLAAAYSRGEFTEAQMRAILTPLAQVKARRRTEFDDLYAQNPHMFANLGTKKISDKVKDFTLTYASDDQCKEQKSAEEQRRIKFTPHPSTGMMSIHAELPLIAGIAMKNAVKTKSKSLKSVGDERTRAQIEADYLASFCTHPEAKVPVQVSVGLIMTDKTLFLGDRQPAYLEGYGVIAPQYARELLAGEEILNNMTLAEMATTRPPAFINALEATAELVRLYTAPGDKELVAMDSKARIFPEKLKKFIRMRDRRCRTPFCDGTIEEIDHVTQVYLGGHTCVTNGDGRCKFCNQAKETPGWQEFVLSDGLHKLKIATGMGPTYHSTAPPATGFAHQPYKQCMSEAEWVQTFEAWLNQPPDPGSEPPGKDDGPPDVEDLAA; encoded by the coding sequence ATGTCCGAAACAACGATCCCCACACCAGAGAACCCCACCCCAGAACACCACGACGCGTTCACCGCCGTGATCAAAGGCATGGAAGCCACCCTGGCACAGATCGAAGAACACGGCACCACCAAAGAATGCTTAGCGACCATCAACCAACTCGAAAACGCGATCTCCTCCCTGCACTACCACCAAGCAGCCCTCGCCCACCAAACAGAGATCACCATCGTTCAAGAAAACACCGAACGCGGAAACTTCAAACAACTCAACCGCGGCGCCGCAGCAAACATCGCCCTCGCACGCAAAACAGACCCCCACGGTTACAGCGAATACCTAGAGAACTGTCGCATCCTCTTCAACGACACCCCACACCTGGCCGCAGCCTACAGTCGTGGGGAATTCACGGAAGCGCAAATGCGGGCCATCCTCACCCCACTAGCCCAGGTCAAAGCCCGCCGCCGCACCGAATTTGATGACCTCTACGCCCAAAACCCACACATGTTCGCCAACCTGGGCACCAAGAAAATCAGTGACAAGGTCAAAGACTTCACCCTCACCTACGCCTCGGATGATCAGTGCAAAGAGCAAAAGAGTGCGGAAGAGCAGCGTCGTATCAAGTTCACACCCCACCCGTCGACCGGGATGATGAGCATCCACGCAGAACTCCCCCTGATCGCAGGGATCGCCATGAAGAACGCGGTGAAAACCAAGTCGAAGAGTTTGAAGTCTGTGGGAGATGAACGAACCCGGGCGCAGATTGAAGCGGACTACCTCGCGAGTTTCTGCACTCACCCGGAAGCCAAAGTCCCAGTGCAGGTCAGTGTTGGGTTGATCATGACCGATAAAACCCTGTTCTTGGGTGACCGGCAGCCAGCCTACCTTGAAGGATACGGGGTGATCGCACCCCAGTACGCCAGGGAGCTACTTGCTGGTGAAGAGATCCTGAACAATATGACGTTGGCGGAAATGGCGACCACCCGGCCGCCAGCGTTCATCAACGCCCTAGAAGCCACCGCAGAACTGGTTCGCTTGTATACGGCTCCAGGGGACAAAGAACTGGTCGCGATGGATTCTAAAGCGCGGATCTTCCCGGAGAAACTCAAGAAGTTCATCAGGATGCGTGACCGAAGGTGCCGCACCCCCTTCTGTGACGGAACCATTGAAGAGATTGATCATGTGACCCAAGTGTATTTGGGTGGGCATACGTGTGTGACTAACGGGGATGGACGCTGTAAGTTCTGTAATCAGGCGAAGGAAACCCCGGGATGGCAAGAGTTTGTCCTCAGTGACGGTTTGCATAAGTTGAAGATCGCGACCGGGATGGGGCCGACGTATCATTCCACGGCGCCACCGGCGACGGGGTTCGCTCATCAACCCTATAAGCAGTGCATGAGTGAAGCGGAGTGGGTGCAGACCTTTGAGGCCTGGTTGAATCAGCCACCAGACCCAGGCAGTGAACCGCCCGGAAAAGATGATGGTCCGCCGGATGTTGAAGACCTCGCAGCATAA
- the nirB gene encoding nitrite reductase large subunit NirB: MGTTHNERRILVIGGGPAAHRFTESLASRAPQNLHITVLTEEAHLPYDRVALSKALTDRSVDLTLGDATLWEAEHVTLETGAKAVAINSELRTVTTEDQRTFEYDELVLATGSNAATLPIPGNEHTFVYRTLEDVWSIAEKVEELKTTLGRTPVVATIGGGLLGLEAAAGAQALGAQAVVIDGGKWLMGTQLDEGAGQAMGRLIAQTGFTVHGGVYPKEVLSEGTTVTGVLMADDRVIDADMVVVSIGVRPRDELIRNYNQALDDADSQAPRFSMGPRGGVVINAQCATDIEHIWAVGEVANFEGLCVGLVAPANSMAEIVAEQLAGGQAEFTGFDTATKLKLSGVDVASFGDAFARTEGALEVVYADAPRGLYQKLVVSADAKTLLGGIFVGDATPYQSLRPMLGRELPGEPGAYLSALGGEAPEGELPDDAVLCSCNNVSAGAIRDAVSGCGSCEGKDPVTTVSGLKACTRAGTQCGSCVPMIKKLMEAQLKKDGAEVSTALCEHISFSRPELYEAIRVADLHTFGEVMQRFGTGSGCDICKPVIANILSSQTSVHPMDAGLAGAQDTNDRVLANMQKDGTYSVVPRIPGGEITPQKLAVIADVAQRYGLYTKLTGGLRIDMFGARLEQLPDIWRELVDAGFESGQAYGKSLRNVKTCVGSSWCRYGMLDSTALGIEMELRYRGLRAPHKLKMGVSGCARECAEARAKDIGVIATAEGWNLYVGGNGGANPAHAQLLAGGLDDATLFKYIDRYLMYYIRTADKLQRTAHWLQDLDGGLERAKQVVVEDSLGLAAELESAMEAHVANYEDEWAATLADPVKLKRFRSFVNTAQPDTDLEYVSERGQRRPAEPVALGASIPVGAPQH, translated from the coding sequence ATGGGTACCACACACAACGAACGTCGCATCCTGGTAATTGGTGGCGGCCCCGCAGCACACCGCTTCACCGAGTCGCTAGCCAGCCGGGCCCCACAGAACCTGCACATCACGGTGCTGACCGAAGAAGCCCACCTCCCCTACGATCGTGTGGCCCTGTCCAAGGCGCTGACCGATCGCAGCGTGGATCTGACCCTCGGCGATGCCACCTTGTGGGAAGCCGAACATGTCACCCTAGAAACCGGTGCCAAGGCCGTAGCGATCAACAGTGAACTACGCACCGTCACCACCGAAGATCAGCGCACCTTCGAGTACGACGAATTGGTGCTGGCCACCGGTTCCAACGCCGCCACCCTACCGATCCCGGGCAATGAACACACCTTTGTGTACCGCACCCTAGAAGATGTGTGGTCCATCGCCGAGAAGGTTGAGGAACTAAAAACCACACTGGGTCGCACCCCAGTCGTTGCCACGATCGGCGGCGGGCTGCTCGGCCTAGAAGCTGCCGCCGGCGCCCAGGCGCTGGGCGCACAGGCCGTGGTGATCGACGGTGGAAAATGGCTGATGGGTACCCAGCTCGATGAGGGCGCAGGTCAGGCCATGGGCCGGTTGATCGCCCAGACCGGCTTCACCGTGCACGGCGGGGTTTACCCCAAGGAAGTGCTCAGCGAAGGCACTACCGTCACCGGGGTGCTGATGGCTGACGACCGGGTCATCGACGCCGACATGGTCGTGGTGTCCATTGGTGTGCGTCCCCGCGACGAGCTGATCCGCAACTACAACCAGGCGCTGGATGATGCCGACAGCCAGGCCCCACGCTTTTCCATGGGCCCGCGCGGTGGTGTGGTCATCAACGCGCAGTGTGCCACCGATATCGAGCACATCTGGGCCGTGGGTGAAGTCGCGAACTTCGAAGGCCTCTGCGTAGGTTTGGTCGCCCCAGCCAATTCCATGGCTGAGATCGTCGCCGAACAACTCGCCGGCGGCCAAGCCGAATTCACCGGTTTTGACACCGCCACCAAACTCAAGCTCTCCGGGGTGGATGTGGCCAGCTTCGGTGATGCCTTTGCCCGCACCGAAGGCGCCCTGGAAGTGGTGTACGCCGACGCGCCCCGCGGCCTGTACCAAAAGCTCGTCGTCTCCGCGGATGCAAAGACCCTACTCGGTGGCATCTTTGTTGGTGACGCCACCCCATATCAGTCGCTGCGCCCGATGCTCGGACGCGAACTACCCGGCGAACCCGGTGCCTACCTCAGCGCGCTGGGCGGCGAAGCTCCCGAAGGTGAACTGCCCGATGACGCGGTGCTGTGTTCTTGCAACAACGTCTCGGCCGGCGCAATCCGTGATGCTGTCTCGGGCTGCGGCAGCTGTGAGGGCAAGGATCCGGTCACCACGGTCTCTGGTCTAAAGGCCTGCACCCGCGCTGGCACCCAGTGTGGTTCCTGCGTCCCGATGATCAAGAAGTTGATGGAAGCGCAGCTGAAAAAGGACGGCGCCGAAGTCTCCACCGCACTGTGCGAGCACATTTCCTTCTCCCGCCCCGAACTCTACGAAGCCATCCGGGTGGCCGACCTGCACACCTTCGGCGAAGTCATGCAGCGTTTTGGTACCGGATCGGGCTGCGATATTTGCAAGCCGGTGATCGCCAATATCCTTTCCTCGCAGACCTCGGTGCACCCGATGGACGCTGGTTTGGCCGGAGCGCAGGATACCAATGACCGCGTGCTGGCCAATATGCAAAAGGACGGCACCTACTCGGTAGTTCCGCGCATTCCCGGTGGCGAAATCACCCCGCAGAAGCTCGCCGTGATCGCCGACGTCGCCCAGAGGTACGGGCTGTATACCAAGCTCACCGGTGGCCTGCGCATCGACATGTTCGGCGCCCGCCTGGAGCAGCTCCCCGATATTTGGAGGGAGCTGGTCGATGCCGGCTTCGAATCCGGTCAGGCCTACGGAAAGTCGCTGCGCAACGTCAAAACCTGTGTTGGTTCCTCGTGGTGCCGTTACGGCATGCTCGATTCCACGGCGCTGGGCATCGAGATGGAGCTGCGCTACCGTGGCCTGCGCGCACCGCACAAGCTCAAGATGGGCGTTTCGGGGTGTGCCCGCGAATGCGCCGAGGCTCGCGCCAAGGACATCGGCGTGATAGCCACCGCCGAGGGTTGGAACCTCTACGTTGGCGGTAACGGCGGCGCCAACCCGGCCCACGCCCAGCTGTTGGCCGGCGGGTTGGATGATGCCACGCTCTTCAAGTACATCGATCGCTACCTGATGTACTACATCCGCACCGCCGACAAACTCCAGCGCACCGCCCACTGGTTGCAAGACCTCGATGGAGGCTTGGAACGCGCCAAGCAGGTGGTCGTCGAAGATTCTCTGGGCCTGGCCGCGGAGCTGGAATCGGCGATGGAAGCGCACGTGGCCAACTATGAGGATGAATGGGCTGCGACCTTAGCCGATCCGGTCAAGCTCAAGCGTTTCCGCTCCTTCGTGAACACCGCGCAGCCTGATACCGATTTGGAGTATGTTTCCGAACGTGGCCAGCGACGCCCCGCCGAGCCGGTGGCATTAGGTGCCAGCATCCCGGTCGGAGCCCCGCAGCACTAG